One window from the genome of Glycine soja cultivar W05 chromosome 12, ASM419377v2, whole genome shotgun sequence encodes:
- the LOC114378721 gene encoding putative pentatricopeptide repeat-containing protein At1g10330: MNEVKSGVCGNFLDTSLWEMGCLSNAENVFRVMVVREVSTWNAMVSSLASHGRENEALDMFKRMKLHGLKPNSITFVVVLTICARGNLLREGLDLFQSMWYDFGIKQNLEHYGCVIDLLGRAGHNEEVAEIIRNMSFQPYASILGACRIHGAIELGEGIGKKMLRLQTQYCGQYVLLSSMNAKERWDRAAGLRREIMEAGIHKFPEYSMVDLT, from the coding sequence ATGAATGAGGTCAAGTCGGGAGTTTGTGGGAACTTCCTTGATACATCTTTATGGGAAATGGGGTGCTTGAGTAATgctgaaaatgttttcagagTAATGGTTGTCAGAGAGGTGAGTACTTGGAATGCAATGGTTTCTTCATTAGCTTCTCATGGAAGAGAGAACGAGGCTCTGGACATGTTTAAAAGGATGAAGCTTCATGGGTTGAAACCAAATAGCATTACCTTTGTTGTAGTTCTTACAATATGTGCTCGTGGAAATTTACTTAGGGAAGGATTGGACTTGTTTCAATCAATGTGGTATGACTTTGGAATAAAGCAAAATTTGGAGCACTATGGATGTGTGATTGATCTTTTGGGTAGAGCAGGCCATAATGAAGAAGTAGCTGAGATCATAAGAAATATGTCTTTTCAGCCTTATGCATCTATTTTGGGAGCATGTAGGATTCATGGAGCTATTGAACTTGGAGAAGGAATAGGAAAAAAGATGCTTAGATTGCAGACACAATATTGTGGCCAATATGTGTTATTGTCAAGCATGAATGCAAAGGAAAGATGGGATCGTGCTGCTGGTTTGAGGAGAGAAATAATGGAGGCTGGAATTCATAAATTTCCAGAATACAGTATGGTTGACTTGACATAA